Proteins co-encoded in one Arthrobacter alpinus genomic window:
- a CDS encoding DUF4870 domain-containing protein produces MSHPANQKNQNNQGNVVPVVPLTPSEDKQWAFMSHCGGILGCIPSLLIYKFMAPRGRFTAQESKEALNFTLIPTLVAVLLNIVAIVLQMINPGSGTPFSLLALLIWAFLTVFAIIGAVRVNNGQPYRYPMNPRLIK; encoded by the coding sequence GTGAGCCACCCGGCCAACCAGAAAAACCAAAACAACCAGGGCAACGTTGTTCCCGTGGTGCCCCTCACCCCTTCAGAAGACAAGCAGTGGGCCTTCATGTCCCATTGCGGCGGCATTTTGGGTTGCATTCCGTCGCTGTTGATTTACAAGTTCATGGCGCCACGCGGCCGTTTTACGGCACAGGAATCCAAAGAAGCCCTGAACTTCACCCTGATCCCCACCTTAGTGGCGGTCCTCTTGAACATCGTGGCTATCGTCCTGCAGATGATCAACCCCGGATCCGGCACACCCTTTTCCCTGTTGGCACTGCTGATCTGGGCTTTCCTGACGGTCTTCGCCATCATTGGCGCCGTACGAGTCAACAATGGCCAGCCATACCGGTACCCGATGAATCCGCGGCTGATCAAATAA
- the ybeY gene encoding rRNA maturation RNase YbeY → MSIEINNESGVPAPQEELVKLIRHILNAMHLHPQTEVSVILADLETMEKLHIEWMDEPGPTDVLSFPMDELRPGTAADPTPTGLLGDIVLCPVVAQEQAVAAGHSMDEELLLLTTHGMLHLMGYDHREPDEKEEMFGLQRELLSSFLGKEAPQETTR, encoded by the coding sequence ATGAGCATCGAAATCAACAATGAGTCGGGCGTTCCGGCGCCCCAGGAGGAGCTCGTCAAGCTCATCAGGCACATCCTCAACGCCATGCATCTGCACCCGCAAACCGAAGTTTCGGTAATTCTGGCGGACCTGGAAACTATGGAAAAACTCCATATCGAGTGGATGGATGAGCCGGGCCCCACCGACGTACTCTCTTTCCCCATGGACGAGCTCCGTCCGGGCACGGCCGCCGATCCCACGCCCACCGGATTGCTGGGCGACATTGTCTTGTGCCCCGTAGTAGCCCAAGAGCAGGCTGTGGCCGCAGGCCACTCCATGGATGAGGAACTGCTGCTGCTGACCACGCATGGCATGTTGCACCTCATGGGCTACGACCACCGTGAACCGGATGAAAAAGAGGAGATGTTTGGCCTTCAGCGTGAACTGCTGTCCAGCTTCCTAGGTAAGGAAGCGCCCCAGGAGACTACTCGGTGA
- a CDS encoding 16S rRNA (uracil(1498)-N(3))-methyltransferase — translation MSNPVFYADPSELAGLIPGSSFTLGGAEGRHATTVKRLATGEPVDMCDGAGLRLSCTVSSAEKGLLTVQVERIERESAPSLTFTLIQALAKGDRDELAIEMATELGIDAVVPWQAERSIVRWKMDKAVKGPEKWRQVVAAAAKQARRSTIPSVGSLVGTVGVCEAISASGLALILHEDATDSVAAVARQWQDALEAAGAPATGPQTVLMIVGPEGGMSSAEVAAFTAAGARTALLGHHVLRSSTAGPAAVVLLSQELGRWSPRPPTAR, via the coding sequence ATGAGCAATCCAGTCTTCTACGCCGATCCTTCCGAGCTTGCCGGGCTCATCCCCGGCTCGAGCTTCACCTTGGGCGGTGCCGAGGGCCGGCATGCCACAACCGTCAAGCGCCTGGCCACAGGTGAGCCGGTTGACATGTGCGACGGCGCCGGGCTGCGTTTGTCCTGCACCGTCAGTAGCGCCGAAAAGGGGCTGTTGACGGTGCAGGTGGAGCGGATTGAGCGTGAATCCGCCCCGTCGCTGACCTTCACCTTGATTCAGGCACTAGCCAAGGGTGATCGGGATGAGTTGGCCATTGAAATGGCCACGGAACTTGGTATCGACGCGGTGGTGCCGTGGCAGGCCGAACGTTCCATCGTGCGCTGGAAGATGGACAAGGCCGTCAAAGGCCCGGAGAAGTGGCGTCAGGTAGTAGCTGCGGCCGCCAAGCAGGCGCGGCGTTCAACCATCCCGAGCGTCGGCTCCCTGGTGGGAACGGTCGGCGTCTGTGAGGCGATTTCAGCCTCCGGGCTCGCCTTGATTTTGCACGAAGACGCCACGGACTCTGTGGCGGCCGTGGCCCGCCAATGGCAGGATGCTCTCGAGGCTGCCGGTGCCCCGGCAACCGGTCCCCAAACTGTTCTCATGATCGTAGGCCCCGAAGGCGGCATGAGTAGTGCAGAAGTTGCGGCCTTCACGGCTGCCGGCGCACGGACCGCGCTTCTGGGCCACCATGTCCTGCGCTCATCGACCGCCGGACCGGCCGCCGTCGTACTTCTAAGTCAGGAACTTGGCCGCTGGTCCCCACGCCCTCCCACGGCTCGCTAG
- a CDS encoding GerMN domain-containing protein, with translation MRSLPPAPTPRNGACAIRDVKAQRIAQRYRTVDKIAIAALSVTLLLGGCTSGNGENHDASMPATMSSSAAGMVTSAPLETATSAETLPVYWLGHSNDEVFLYREFRSSTNADEPIVAALRTMMSEKPLDPDYFTLWNSPSRLGASISAKNVITVDVSADAFGQKVDAGLAQRSMSQLVYTATAAAAMAGLVDTTTPIQVSVLVDGHTGYKAFGEVSLDKPLTRNPDFVAPIWIIDPAHGSTYKKVPLKVTGQGVSPTGTLAWSLSLVNDGKVSGDYLSGTVNIPAGPDELGEFTFNLVPPPGSYELSIFVNDPMLPGRKIGIDSKMVTIANP, from the coding sequence ATGCGTTCCTTGCCCCCTGCGCCAACACCACGGAACGGCGCCTGCGCCATCCGTGATGTCAAAGCACAGCGGATAGCGCAGAGGTATCGGACCGTTGACAAGATCGCGATTGCAGCACTGTCGGTGACGTTACTGTTGGGTGGCTGCACCTCGGGCAATGGTGAGAACCATGATGCTTCGATGCCGGCCACCATGTCTTCCTCAGCAGCCGGTATGGTGACCAGCGCTCCACTTGAAACAGCAACGTCCGCTGAAACCCTGCCGGTCTACTGGCTCGGGCACAGCAACGATGAGGTGTTTCTCTACAGGGAGTTCCGTTCCTCCACCAACGCCGATGAGCCCATTGTCGCGGCATTGCGCACCATGATGAGCGAGAAGCCCTTGGACCCCGACTATTTCACCCTGTGGAACAGTCCATCTCGGCTGGGTGCTTCGATTTCAGCCAAGAACGTCATCACGGTTGACGTCTCTGCCGATGCCTTTGGCCAAAAAGTGGATGCTGGCCTGGCCCAACGGTCAATGTCGCAGTTGGTGTACACGGCCACCGCGGCTGCAGCGATGGCCGGACTCGTTGACACCACCACACCCATCCAGGTCTCCGTGTTGGTTGATGGACACACCGGCTACAAGGCTTTCGGCGAAGTTTCTCTGGATAAGCCACTCACCCGCAACCCTGACTTTGTGGCACCGATCTGGATCATCGATCCCGCCCATGGCTCCACGTACAAAAAAGTCCCCCTCAAGGTGACTGGGCAAGGTGTCTCCCCCACCGGGACACTGGCATGGTCGTTGTCCTTGGTAAATGATGGCAAAGTGTCCGGAGACTACCTCAGCGGCACCGTGAACATTCCCGCGGGCCCCGATGAGCTGGGCGAATTCACCTTCAACCTGGTTCCGCCGCCCGGTAGTTACGAACTCTCGATCTTCGTCAACGACCCCATGCTGCCGGGCCGAAAAATTGGTATCGACAGCAAAATGGTCACGATAGCCAACCCTTAG
- the hrcA gene encoding heat-inducible transcriptional repressor HrcA, translating to MSEPRKLEVLRAIVEDYVHSREPVGSKALVERHHLGVSSATIRNDMAALEEEGLITAPHTSSGRIPTDAGYRLFVDQIASVKPLSAAERRAISVLLDGPTDLDDVLERTVRTLAHLTNQVAVVQYPRTTAATVRHIEFVSLAAHQVLVVLILASGKVEQNVIDLGAGVDDEVLAGLRKIFMAGLNGLTVAQLPAAVAKIPLDVPVVEQGAATRLAQGLALLARNVRGDRIVMAGTANLARSNNDFPLSIGPVLDALEEQVVLLRLLEAMAQDSLGMAVVIGRENPHDSLAEASVVATSYVPGENAKLGVVGPTRMDYPNTMASVRAVAQYLSRILAS from the coding sequence ATGAGTGAGCCACGGAAATTGGAAGTCCTACGGGCCATTGTTGAAGATTATGTGCATTCACGTGAACCTGTGGGCTCAAAAGCTTTGGTCGAACGGCACCACCTGGGCGTTTCCAGCGCCACCATCCGCAATGACATGGCCGCGTTGGAAGAAGAGGGGCTCATCACCGCCCCGCACACCAGCTCGGGCCGTATCCCCACGGATGCCGGATACCGGCTCTTCGTGGATCAGATTGCCTCCGTCAAACCGTTATCGGCTGCTGAACGGCGAGCCATTTCGGTATTGCTGGATGGGCCTACCGATCTTGATGACGTTTTGGAACGCACCGTACGGACGCTGGCACACCTGACCAATCAGGTAGCTGTCGTCCAGTACCCGCGCACCACCGCGGCAACTGTTCGGCACATTGAGTTTGTTTCACTGGCGGCCCATCAGGTTCTGGTGGTGCTGATCCTTGCCTCTGGCAAAGTGGAGCAAAACGTCATTGACCTAGGCGCCGGCGTCGATGACGAGGTACTTGCCGGACTGCGGAAGATTTTCATGGCCGGGCTCAATGGGCTGACAGTGGCCCAGCTGCCCGCAGCTGTGGCAAAGATTCCCCTGGATGTTCCAGTAGTGGAGCAAGGCGCTGCCACACGGCTGGCCCAAGGGCTCGCGCTGTTGGCGCGCAACGTTCGTGGGGACCGCATTGTCATGGCGGGCACGGCTAATTTAGCCCGGTCCAATAATGACTTCCCGCTGAGTATTGGCCCTGTGCTGGATGCCCTGGAGGAACAGGTGGTGCTGCTGCGTCTACTGGAGGCAATGGCCCAGGATTCGTTGGGGATGGCCGTAGTGATCGGCCGCGAGAACCCTCACGATTCCTTAGCTGAGGCCTCTGTGGTGGCCACCAGTTATGTGCCGGGCGAAAACGCCAAGCTCGGTGTGGTGGGCCCCACCAGAATGGATTACCCCAACACCATGGCCAGCGTTCGCGCCGTGGCCCAGTACTTGTCGAGAATTTTGGCCAGCTAA
- a CDS encoding DUF3097 domain-containing protein, with protein sequence MHFNDVSHHQWGPQDLSAPPERVLRKIEARSGLVVEDVQTGWVGAVVRLEKSGGMHIVELADRREKIRAFPLGFGFLLEGEPIELIAPTTAAPKQILRTASGSVKVTGDRAKVAKASRIWVEGKHDAELVEKVWGDDLRVEGIVVEPLRGIDDLAAAVSNFSPGPNRRLGILVDHLVPGSKETRIVTNLMKNPGVRANVLVVGHPYVDVWQAIKPATLGIPAWPVIPRTVEWKVGILRAFGWPHTTAEDIGLGWQRLLSRVNSYSDLEPSLLGRVEEVIDFLTAPVS encoded by the coding sequence ATGCATTTCAATGACGTATCCCACCATCAGTGGGGTCCCCAAGATCTCAGCGCCCCTCCGGAACGTGTGCTGCGAAAAATAGAGGCCCGCTCAGGCCTCGTGGTGGAGGATGTCCAGACAGGCTGGGTTGGAGCCGTGGTGCGCTTGGAGAAGTCCGGTGGGATGCACATTGTGGAACTCGCCGACAGGAGAGAGAAGATCCGCGCCTTTCCGCTCGGCTTCGGCTTCCTACTGGAAGGCGAACCCATTGAACTCATCGCACCCACGACTGCCGCGCCCAAGCAGATTTTGCGCACCGCTTCTGGTTCCGTCAAGGTCACCGGGGACCGCGCCAAGGTTGCTAAGGCCAGCCGGATCTGGGTGGAGGGCAAGCACGACGCCGAGCTCGTCGAGAAGGTCTGGGGAGACGATTTGCGGGTGGAGGGAATCGTGGTGGAGCCCCTGCGAGGAATTGACGATCTTGCCGCGGCCGTGTCCAATTTCAGCCCCGGCCCTAACCGCCGCTTGGGCATTCTGGTGGACCATTTAGTGCCTGGCTCCAAAGAAACACGCATTGTGACGAATCTCATGAAAAACCCTGGCGTGCGGGCGAATGTGTTAGTGGTGGGCCATCCCTATGTTGATGTTTGGCAAGCCATCAAACCTGCCACTTTAGGCATACCGGCATGGCCGGTTATCCCGCGAACAGTGGAATGGAAGGTGGGAATCTTGAGGGCCTTCGGCTGGCCGCACACCACTGCAGAGGACATTGGATTGGGCTGGCAGAGGTTGCTTTCACGCGTGAATTCCTACTCCGACTTAGAGCCTTCACTGCTAGGCCGTGTCGAGGAAGTCATTGATTTCCTGACAGCACCCGTATCCTAG
- the hemW gene encoding radical SAM family heme chaperone HemW, whose protein sequence is MTPSALPLGDPAPADGVLPAQAAVGASGRKFSLYAHIPFCAVRCGYCDFNTYTATELGGGASQDAYAGTAVREVEFAAKAMVASGLPARKLSTVFFGGGTPTLLPASDLTRILGAAIEQWGIEDGAEVTTEANPDSVTRESLQELFDGGFTRVSFGMQSAVPHVLKVLDRTHNPEKVPQAVAWAREVGLRVSVDLIYGTPGESFADWETSVRTALSYEPDHISAYSLIVEEGTKLAAQIRRGQVPNIDDDDHAAKYELADRLFQEAGLSWYEVSNWSRTPQDACQHNLAYWRGDDWWGIGPGSHSHMGGVRWWNVKHPTAYANRLDNGESPAAGRETLDADTRELERIMLVSRLKEGLVIETLSPAARKAIAGLIAGELVDPGQAFAGTLVLTLKGRLLGDAVTRALLD, encoded by the coding sequence GTGACACCATCTGCGCTGCCCCTCGGGGACCCGGCTCCGGCCGACGGCGTCCTGCCCGCGCAGGCCGCCGTCGGTGCCTCCGGCCGTAAATTCAGCTTGTATGCGCACATTCCTTTTTGTGCTGTGCGCTGCGGTTACTGCGATTTCAACACCTACACGGCCACTGAGCTCGGGGGAGGGGCGTCCCAGGATGCCTACGCCGGCACTGCTGTTCGCGAGGTGGAATTTGCCGCCAAGGCCATGGTGGCTTCGGGCCTGCCCGCCAGAAAGCTGAGCACAGTCTTCTTTGGTGGCGGCACCCCAACGCTCCTACCTGCCAGCGATCTCACCCGCATTCTGGGTGCCGCCATCGAGCAGTGGGGCATTGAAGACGGCGCCGAGGTGACCACCGAGGCCAACCCGGATTCAGTAACTCGCGAGTCCCTGCAGGAGCTGTTCGACGGCGGATTCACTCGCGTGTCCTTCGGCATGCAATCGGCCGTGCCGCACGTGCTCAAGGTCCTGGACCGCACCCACAACCCGGAGAAGGTCCCGCAAGCTGTTGCCTGGGCGCGCGAGGTTGGCTTGCGGGTCAGCGTCGACTTGATCTACGGCACGCCGGGGGAGAGCTTCGCAGACTGGGAAACCTCGGTGCGCACCGCGCTGAGCTATGAGCCGGACCATATCTCCGCCTACTCCCTGATTGTGGAGGAGGGCACCAAGCTAGCCGCTCAAATCCGCCGCGGCCAGGTTCCTAATATTGACGACGACGATCATGCCGCCAAATACGAACTGGCCGATCGGCTCTTCCAAGAGGCCGGCTTGTCTTGGTATGAAGTCAGCAACTGGTCCCGCACACCGCAGGACGCGTGTCAGCATAACCTGGCTTACTGGCGCGGGGATGACTGGTGGGGGATTGGGCCAGGCTCACACTCACATATGGGTGGCGTGCGCTGGTGGAACGTCAAACACCCAACGGCCTACGCGAACCGTCTGGACAACGGCGAATCGCCGGCGGCGGGACGCGAAACTCTGGACGCTGATACCCGAGAGCTTGAACGCATCATGCTGGTCTCACGGCTGAAAGAAGGGCTGGTTATTGAGACGCTGTCTCCGGCCGCCCGGAAAGCTATTGCCGGACTCATCGCCGGGGAACTCGTGGACCCCGGACAGGCCTTTGCCGGTACCTTGGTGCTCACGCTCAAGGGCCGGCTTCTGGGCGATGCCGTAACCCGCGCGCTCTTGGATTAG
- the lepA gene encoding translation elongation factor 4 yields the protein MSPMARTAPVPAQTDPAIIRNFCIIAHIDHGKSTLADRMLQLTGVVQQRDMKAQYLDRMDIERERGITIKSQAVRIPWEVDGTAYCLNMIDTPGHVDFTYEVSRSLAACEGAILLVDAAQGIEAQTLANLYLAMENNLTIIPVLNKIDLPAAQPEKYAAELANLIGGKPEDVLMVSGKTGAGVEELLDQIVRDLPAPKGDPNAPARAMIFDSVYDTYRGVVTYVRVIDGSLSPREKIQMMSTRATHELLEIGVSSPEPKPSSGLGVGEVGYLITGVKDVRLSKVGDTVTTFNKPATEALAGYHDAKPMVFSGLYPMDGTDYPVLRDALEKLMLNDAALIYEPETSAALGFGFRVGFLGLLHLEITRERLEREHNLDLISTAPNVEYEVTLEDKKVVHVTNPSEYPSGKIAEVREPMVAATILAPTEFVGAIMELCQTRRGILGGMDYLSEDRVEIRYRLPLAEIVFDFFDILKSKTRGYGSLDWKADGDQVADLVKVDILLQGEQVDAFSAITHREKAYAYGVMMTGKLRELIPRQQFEVPIQAAIGARIIARESIRAIRKDVLAKCYGGDISRKRKLLEKQKEGKKRMKMVGRVEVPQEAFIAALTTSESPKDKAKK from the coding sequence GTGTCACCCATGGCCCGCACTGCCCCGGTGCCCGCCCAGACCGATCCGGCGATCATCAGGAACTTCTGCATCATCGCCCACATCGACCACGGCAAGTCCACCCTGGCCGATAGGATGCTCCAGCTCACCGGAGTGGTTCAGCAGCGTGACATGAAGGCACAGTACCTTGACCGCATGGACATTGAGCGCGAACGCGGCATCACCATCAAGTCCCAGGCTGTTCGTATCCCATGGGAAGTTGATGGCACGGCATACTGCCTGAACATGATCGACACCCCGGGCCACGTTGACTTCACGTATGAAGTTTCCCGTTCCCTGGCCGCCTGTGAAGGTGCCATCCTGCTGGTTGACGCCGCTCAGGGCATTGAAGCGCAGACCCTGGCGAACTTGTACCTCGCCATGGAAAACAACTTGACCATCATCCCGGTGTTGAACAAGATTGATCTCCCGGCCGCGCAGCCCGAGAAGTATGCTGCCGAGCTCGCTAACCTCATCGGCGGCAAGCCCGAAGATGTGCTGATGGTTTCCGGTAAGACCGGTGCGGGCGTTGAAGAGCTGTTGGATCAGATTGTCCGTGATCTGCCGGCTCCCAAGGGTGACCCCAACGCCCCGGCCCGCGCCATGATCTTTGACTCCGTCTATGACACGTACCGCGGCGTGGTCACCTACGTCCGAGTTATTGACGGCAGCCTGAGCCCGCGCGAAAAAATTCAGATGATGTCCACCCGCGCTACCCACGAGCTGCTGGAAATTGGTGTCAGCTCCCCGGAGCCCAAGCCCTCCTCCGGCCTGGGCGTTGGCGAGGTGGGTTACCTCATCACGGGTGTGAAGGACGTTCGACTGTCCAAGGTGGGCGATACCGTCACCACCTTCAACAAGCCGGCCACCGAGGCATTGGCCGGTTACCACGACGCCAAGCCCATGGTCTTCTCCGGCCTGTACCCGATGGACGGCACCGATTACCCGGTGCTCCGTGATGCGCTCGAGAAGCTCATGCTCAACGACGCTGCACTCATTTACGAACCCGAGACCTCCGCAGCCTTGGGCTTCGGCTTCCGTGTTGGCTTCTTGGGTCTGCTGCACCTGGAAATCACCCGTGAACGTCTGGAACGCGAACACAACCTGGACTTGATCTCCACAGCTCCCAACGTGGAGTACGAGGTCACTTTGGAAGACAAAAAGGTTGTGCACGTTACCAACCCCAGTGAATACCCCTCGGGCAAGATTGCCGAAGTACGCGAGCCCATGGTTGCGGCAACCATCCTGGCTCCCACCGAGTTTGTTGGCGCCATCATGGAGCTATGCCAGACCCGCCGAGGAATCCTTGGCGGCATGGACTACCTTTCCGAGGATCGCGTCGAGATCCGCTACCGCCTGCCGCTGGCTGAGATTGTTTTCGACTTCTTTGACATCTTGAAGTCCAAGACTCGGGGCTACGGTTCCCTTGATTGGAAGGCCGACGGCGATCAGGTCGCCGATCTGGTCAAGGTCGACATCCTGCTTCAGGGTGAGCAAGTGGACGCATTCTCCGCCATCACCCACCGCGAGAAGGCTTACGCCTACGGTGTCATGATGACCGGCAAGCTCCGTGAACTCATCCCGCGCCAGCAGTTTGAGGTGCCGATTCAGGCGGCTATTGGTGCACGCATCATTGCCCGTGAAAGCATCCGTGCCATCCGCAAGGACGTTTTGGCCAAGTGCTACGGTGGCGATATTTCGCGTAAGCGCAAGCTGCTCGAAAAGCAGAAGGAAGGGAAGAAGCGCATGAAGATGGTGGGCCGTGTAGAAGTCCCGCAGGAAGCCTTCATCGCCGCCCTGACCACCAGCGAATCGCCCAAGGACAAAGCAAAGAAGTGA
- the dnaJ gene encoding molecular chaperone DnaJ, with protein MSNHYDALGVARDATAEEIKKSYRKLARKFHPDVNDAPDAQDRFKAVTHAYEVLSDPQKRRIYDTTGNENGNDVGGGGGGFGGDGFAFQDIFETFFGGSGGGGGGRGPASRMRRGQDALITVRVELREAVFGVNKKLEIDTAVTCPTCEGSCCRKGTSPTTCDVCHGAGQIQRPMRSILGNVMTLATCNSCQGFGTMIIDPCNECMGEGRVRNRRTLTIKVPAGVGTGTRIQLANQGEAGPAGGPAGDLYVEMKVNNDPNFMREGDDLHATLSVPMTAAALGTELNFETFDGEQPISIKPGTQAGEVINLRSLGVTHLRGFGRGDLKVHIHVETPTKPDAEQEALLKQLAALRGETFTEGKLVSSGGMFAKLRDKLGNL; from the coding sequence TTGAGCAACCATTACGATGCATTGGGCGTAGCCCGCGACGCAACCGCCGAGGAAATTAAGAAGTCCTACCGCAAGCTTGCCCGCAAGTTCCACCCGGATGTTAACGACGCCCCTGATGCCCAGGACCGTTTCAAGGCTGTCACACACGCCTATGAAGTACTCTCGGACCCGCAGAAGCGCCGCATTTATGACACCACCGGCAATGAGAATGGCAACGATGTTGGCGGCGGTGGAGGCGGCTTTGGTGGCGACGGCTTCGCCTTCCAGGACATCTTCGAGACCTTCTTCGGTGGTTCCGGTGGAGGAGGCGGGGGTCGCGGCCCCGCGTCACGCATGCGCCGCGGTCAGGACGCGCTCATCACTGTCCGCGTGGAACTGCGCGAAGCAGTTTTCGGAGTCAATAAGAAGCTGGAAATCGACACGGCCGTCACCTGCCCCACGTGTGAAGGCAGCTGCTGCCGAAAAGGCACCTCACCCACCACGTGCGATGTTTGCCACGGCGCCGGCCAGATCCAGCGCCCCATGCGCTCCATCCTGGGCAACGTCATGACCTTGGCAACGTGCAACTCCTGTCAGGGTTTCGGCACCATGATCATCGATCCGTGCAACGAATGCATGGGCGAAGGCCGTGTCCGTAACCGCCGCACGCTGACCATCAAGGTTCCGGCCGGCGTGGGCACCGGCACCCGGATTCAGCTGGCCAACCAGGGCGAGGCCGGCCCTGCCGGCGGCCCCGCGGGCGATCTGTACGTGGAGATGAAGGTCAACAACGATCCCAACTTCATGCGCGAAGGTGATGACCTGCACGCCACACTGAGCGTCCCCATGACGGCAGCGGCGTTGGGCACCGAGCTGAATTTCGAAACCTTCGACGGCGAGCAGCCCATCAGCATCAAGCCCGGCACCCAGGCCGGTGAAGTCATCAACCTACGCAGCTTGGGCGTGACCCACTTGCGCGGCTTTGGCCGAGGCGATTTGAAGGTGCACATCCATGTTGAGACGCCCACTAAGCCCGACGCCGAACAGGAAGCACTCCTGAAGCAGCTCGCTGCTCTGCGTGGGGAAACGTTCACCGAAGGCAAGTTGGTCTCCAGCGGCGGCATGTTCGCCAAGCTGCGGGATAAGCTGGGCAACCTCTAA
- a CDS encoding PhoH family protein encodes MAETTAHHGGQSSDEGAGGRFPHSVDGTRTELVHFRSTEQMVATLGTEDEGLRIVENLYPGISFLARGNVLTITGPTSVVPRIMHLMEEARGMVARDSAMTAGVWEQLVAMLKSRPEVSVVDILTHDILSSRGRTIRPKTANQKDYVDAIDRNTVVFGIGPAGTGKTYLAMAKAVQALQHKEVSRIILTRPAVEAGERLGFLPGTLSDKIDPYLRPLYDALHDMMDPETIPRLMAAGTIEVAPLAYMRGRTLNDAFIILDEAQNTTPEQMKMFLTRLGFGSKIVVTGDITQVDLPSGTKSGLRVVRDILRDVDDINFSILDATDVVRHRLVGAIVSAYNSWDDAHPSPTKPKDSTSR; translated from the coding sequence ATGGCAGAGACAACAGCACACCACGGCGGTCAATCCTCTGATGAGGGGGCCGGAGGGCGTTTCCCGCACTCCGTAGACGGCACACGCACCGAACTGGTCCATTTCCGCTCCACCGAGCAGATGGTTGCCACACTCGGCACCGAAGATGAAGGGCTGCGGATAGTTGAGAACCTGTACCCCGGAATTTCTTTTCTGGCCCGTGGCAACGTACTGACCATTACCGGACCCACCTCTGTGGTGCCGCGCATCATGCACCTGATGGAAGAAGCCCGTGGCATGGTGGCCCGCGATAGCGCCATGACGGCCGGGGTGTGGGAACAGTTGGTTGCCATGCTCAAGTCTCGGCCTGAAGTGTCCGTGGTGGACATCCTGACCCATGACATCCTCTCCAGCAGGGGCCGCACCATTAGGCCCAAGACGGCGAATCAAAAGGACTACGTTGATGCCATTGACCGCAACACCGTGGTGTTTGGCATTGGCCCTGCTGGTACCGGAAAAACGTATCTGGCCATGGCCAAGGCCGTCCAGGCCCTTCAGCACAAGGAAGTTAGCCGGATCATTCTGACCCGCCCTGCTGTTGAAGCTGGCGAAAGGTTGGGCTTCCTGCCCGGAACCCTGAGCGATAAAATCGATCCTTATCTGCGCCCACTCTATGACGCGCTGCACGACATGATGGATCCCGAAACCATCCCGCGACTCATGGCGGCTGGAACCATTGAAGTGGCTCCGCTGGCCTATATGCGAGGACGCACACTCAATGATGCGTTCATCATTTTGGATGAAGCTCAAAACACCACCCCCGAGCAGATGAAAATGTTCCTGACTCGGTTGGGCTTCGGCTCCAAGATTGTCGTCACCGGCGATATCACCCAAGTTGACCTGCCCTCTGGAACCAAATCAGGGCTGCGCGTGGTCAGGGACATTCTTCGAGACGTTGATGACATCAACTTCTCCATACTGGACGCCACCGATGTGGTGCGCCACCGCCTGGTGGGTGCCATTGTCAGCGCCTACAACAGCTGGGATGATGCCCATCCCAGCCCCACAAAACCGAAGGACAGCACTTCACGATGA